A region of Gadus morhua chromosome 18, gadMor3.0, whole genome shotgun sequence DNA encodes the following proteins:
- the mrpl43 gene encoding large ribosomal subunit protein mL43, giving the protein MTSRGTPSRFLQSVLQNGVGRYVCQLKRISIIFSKNAQSSLGVREFIEEGVVDYAKTNPGTVVYVSPNTSRIPKIVAEYLNGNVREEEVTSKSSKQILELINKLTNQSGLDVIRLRKPFHTDSPSIQGQWHPFTNRAPSIGPIRPLP; this is encoded by the exons ATGACGTCTAGAGGTACACCGAGTCGCTTCCTCCAAAGTGTTCTGCAGAACGGCGTCGGCCGATACGTCTGTCAGCTGAAACGCATCTCTATCATCTTCTCCAAAAACGCTCAGAGTTCATTAGGAGTCAG ggaATTTATTGAAGAAGGTGTGGTGGATTATGCGAAGACGAACCCTGGAACCGTGGTGTACGTTTCTCCGAACACAAGCAGGATACCCAAGATAGTTGCCGAGTATc TGAACGGCAACGTGCGAGAGGAAGAGGTCACCAGCAAATCATCCAAGCAGATCTTAGAACTCATAAACAAGCTGACCAACCAGTCTGGTCTGGACGTCATCCGTCTCCGCAAGCCTTTCCACACGGACAGCCCCAGTATCCAGGGCCAGTGGCACCCCTTCACCAACAGAGCCCCGTCCATCGGACCAATCAGACCGCTACCCTGA
- the twnk gene encoding twinkle mtDNA helicase, which produces MWRSLVLRGTACLLHVVPRGSQRLVQQRHQSSLCLRFLLHGHAHRLTAAPCLQHQRTDLLRGTYHLPHTVTRSLKSDAKSTVDFPLNPITVADIKQYLRSKEVPFHDGYSCLHAPSLFVEPSGEPGAVPTKDTYSLFIDKTTGQFLCKDTLAEGSWEDLQDCLEVMQKEGQAFLSSHVLLGYGETPEEQEERARELAEVHRFWSSSVPFSELADEEAQMVKSMFQITKITNATLKKFGVRFFKPTRSLVFPWFGGPSSALKGVKLLSAQTSATDPGAVEYTETTVPRSSSYHNLFGLPLVGRPDAEVVLTGSELDVLAVSQGAGLPAVALPRGNSRLPPSLLPYLEQFKRVTLWLGGDMRAWEASRIFSRKLGLRRCSLVRPGEDQPRPAQALALGKNLARVVKGAIPAVHKSIVSFRQLRDDVYGELANTEQVAGVKWSRFPELNRILKGHRKGELTVFTGPTGSGKTTFISEVALDLCMQGVNTLWGSFEINNVRLAKIMLTQFSMQRLEDNLERYDYWADQFEELPLYFMTFHGQQNIKTVLDTMQHAIYLYDINHVVIDNLQFMMGQENLSVDKFAVQDHIVGAFRKFATNSCCHVTLIIHPRKEEDDRELQTASIFGSAKASQEADNVLILQEKKLVTCPGRRSLQVSKNRFDGDVGIFPLDFLKASLTFSTPVKAKHKLRKVSKEEEEAAAAAAAGREEAVPPAKKAKAKAKPLKENTAKDPIAAATVAAAAASQRVEPDQSQAAGRRPALKRDG; this is translated from the exons ATGTGGAGAAGCCTGGTGCTGAGAGGCACCGCCTGCCTGCTGCACGTTGTCCCCCGTGGTTCCCAAAGGCTTGTACAACAAAGACACCAGTCGTCTCTGTGTTTGAGATTCCTACTCCATGGGCATGCTCACAGACTAACTGCTGCTCCATGTTTGCAACATCAAAGGACAGACTTGTTGCGTGGCACGTACCACCTCCCTCACACTGTAACCAGGAGTCTCAAAAGTGACGCAAAGTCTACCGTGGATTTCCCGTTGAATCCCATCACGGTTGCAGACATCAAGCAGTATCTCCGGTCCAAAGAGGTTCCCTTCCACGATGGCTACAGCTGCCTCCACGCGCCCAGCCTCTTCGTGGAGCCATCGGGGGAACCCGGGGCGGTCCCCACGAAGGACACCTACTCGTTGTTCATAGACAAAACAACAGGGCAGTTCCTTTGTAAGGACACGCTGGCAGAGGGCAGCTGGGAGGACCTCCAGGACTGCCTGGAGGTGATGCAGAAGGAAGGGCAGGCGTTCCTCAGCAGCCACGTCTTGCTGGGCTACGGGGAGACCccggaagagcaggaggagagggccaGGGAGCTGGCGGAGGTGCACCGGTTTTGGAGCAGCTCCGTTCCCTTCTCTGAGCTGGCGGACGAGGAGGCCCAGATGGTGAAGTCCATGTTCCAG ATCACCAAGATCACCAACGCCACCCTCAAGAAGTTCGGCGTGCGGTTCTTCAAGCCCACCCGCAGCCTGGTCTTCCCCTGGTTCGGGGGGCCCTCCTCCGCGCTGAAGGGGGTGAAGCTCCTCTCTGCCCAGACCAGCGCCACGGACCCGGGGGCCGTGGAGTACACAGAGACCACCGTCCCCCGGAGCAGCTCCTACCACAACCTGTTCGGCCTGCCGCTGGTGGGGCGCCCCGACGCCGAGGTGGTGCTGACGGGCAGCGAGCTGGACGTGCTGGCGGTcagccagggggcggggctgccGGCGGTGGCCCTGCCGCGCGGCAACAGCCGCCTGCCGCCGTCGCTGCTGCCCTACCTGGAGCAGTTCAAGCGGGTCACCTTGTGGCTCGGCGGGGACATGCGCGCCTGGGAGGCCTCGCGCATCTTCTCGCGCAAGCTAGGCCTGCGGCGCTGCAGCCTGGTGCGGCCCGGCGAGGACCAGCCGCGGCCGGCCCAGGCGCTGGCCCTGGGGAAGAACCTGGCGCGCGTGGTCAAGGGCGCCATCCCCGCCGTGCACAAGTCCATCGTGTCGTTCCGGCAGCTGCGGGACGACGTGTACGGCGAGCTGGCCAACACGGAGCAGGTGGCGGGCGTGAAGTGGAGCCGCTTCCCCGAGCTGAACCGCATCCTGAAGGGCCACCGCAAGGGGGAGCTCACCGTGTTCACGG GTCCCACGGGCAGCGGGAAGACCACCTTCATCAGCGAGGTGGCCCTGGACCTGTGCATGCAGGGCGTGAACACGCTGTGGGGCAGCTTCGAGATCAACAACGTGCGTCTGGCCAAGATCATGCTCACCCAGTTCTCCATGCAGCGGCTGGAGGACAACCTGGAGCGCTACGACTACTGGGCCGACCAGTTCGAGGAGCTGCCGCTCTACTTCATGACCTTCCACGGCCAGCAGAACATCAa GACGGTTTTGGACACCATGCAGCACGCCATCTACCTGTACGACATCAACCACGTGGTCATCGACAACCTGCAGTTCATGATGGGGCAGGAGAACCTCTCTGTTGACAA GTTCGCCGTGCAGGACCACATCGTCGGAGCCTTCCGGAAGTTCGCCACCAACAGCTGCTGCCACGTCACCCTGATCATCCACCCCCGCAAAGAGGAGGACGACCGCGAGCTGCAGACGGCCTCCATCTTTGGCTCGGCTAAA gCCAGCCAGGAGGCGGACAACGTGCTGATCCTGCAAGAGAAGAAGCTCGTGACCTGCCCGGGGCGGCGCTCGCTGCAGGTCAGCAAGAACCGCTTCGACGGCGACGTGGGCATCTTCCCGCTGGACTTCCTCAAGGCCTCGCTCACCTTCTCCACGCCCGTCAAGGCCAAACACAAGCTGAGGAAGGtgagcaaggaggaggaggaggcggcggcggcggcggcggcgggccggGAGGAGGCTGTGCCGCCCGCAAAGAAGGCGAAGGCGAAGGCGAAGCCGCTGAAGGAGAACACCGCGAAGGACCCCATCGCCGCGGcgacggtggcggcggcggcggcctcgcAGAGGGTGGAGCCGGACCAGTCGCAGGCGGCCGGACGGCGGCCCGCTCTGAAGAGAGACGGGTGA